In Bradyrhizobium sp. CCBAU 051011, the following are encoded in one genomic region:
- a CDS encoding bifunctional transaldolase/phosoglucose isomerase produces MNPVKALENHGQAVWLDFLARGFVAKGDLKALIDTDGVKGVTSNPSIFEKAIGSSDEYDGAIGHALKAGDRPVAELFEAVAIEDIQNAADVLRPVYDSLNGGDGFVSLEVSPYLAMDTRGTIAEAERLWKDVKRQNLMVKVPATPEGLPAIKHLIGEGISINITLLFSQDVYREVAEAYIAGLENYVAKGGDPSHVASVASFFVSRIDSAVDKQLDDKIARANDPSEKERLSALKGKVAIANAKLAYQDYKRLFAGPRWEKLAAKGAKPQRLLWASTGTKNKDYSDVLYVEELIGPNTVNTVPPATLDAFRDHGKLRDSLEENIEDAQRVLEELEKSGISLDDITAELVRDGVKLFADAADKLYGAVANKRAASLGGGIDHQQLALGDGIKKAVEKSTEDWRASAKIRRLWQKDKSVWTGDDENKWLGWLDSPAAADVVNYEDFAERVKGQKFSDAVVLGMGGSSLGPEVLAETFAKKSGFPKLHVLDSTDPAQVRAMEDTVDLAHTLFIVSSKSGGTTEPNVMKDYFFDRVANTVGKDKAGHRFVAVTDPGSSLEKNAIKQGFARIFHGDPTIGGRYSVLSPFGLVPAAAAGIDVRSLIAHTLAMVRSCGADVPPHENPGVQLGLAMGLAGLEGRDKVTITSSEKVADFGAWAEQLIAESTGKEGKGLIPIDGEPLGAPSLYGNDRFFIDIRTEGEDDASHDDRLKALEAAGHPVARIVMKSIDHIGQEFFRFEMATAVAGAILGINPFNQPDVESAKIKTRELTGAFEKTGSLPAEKPVVSTDEADLYTDEHNAAELRKAGADGTLGSWIRAQLSRADSGDYVALLAYIARNPGTIGSLQKMRLAVRDAHQLATCAEFGPRFLHSTGQAYKGGPDSGVFLQITADDAEDLPVPGQKASFGIIKAAQARGDFDVLTERGRRALRVHLKGSLGPGLAALDAAISEALS; encoded by the coding sequence ATGAATCCCGTCAAAGCACTCGAAAACCATGGCCAGGCGGTCTGGCTGGACTTCCTCGCCCGCGGCTTCGTCGCCAAGGGCGACCTCAAGGCGCTGATCGATACCGACGGCGTCAAGGGCGTGACGTCGAACCCCTCGATCTTCGAGAAGGCGATCGGCAGTTCGGACGAATATGACGGCGCGATCGGCCACGCCCTCAAGGCGGGCGACCGCCCGGTCGCCGAGCTGTTCGAGGCGGTGGCGATCGAGGACATCCAGAACGCCGCCGACGTGCTGCGACCGGTTTATGACAGTTTGAACGGCGGTGACGGTTTTGTCAGCCTCGAGGTCTCGCCCTATCTGGCGATGGATACCAGGGGAACGATTGCCGAGGCCGAGCGGCTCTGGAAGGACGTCAAGCGGCAGAATTTGATGGTCAAGGTGCCGGCGACGCCGGAGGGCCTGCCCGCGATCAAGCATCTGATCGGCGAAGGCATCAGCATCAACATCACGCTGTTGTTCTCGCAAGACGTCTATCGCGAGGTGGCGGAAGCCTATATCGCGGGTCTTGAAAACTACGTCGCCAAAGGTGGCGATCCCTCTCACGTCGCCAGTGTCGCGTCTTTCTTCGTCAGCCGCATCGATTCCGCCGTCGACAAACAGCTCGACGACAAGATCGCCAGGGCCAATGATCCCAGTGAGAAGGAGCGGCTGAGCGCACTGAAAGGCAAGGTCGCCATCGCCAACGCCAAGCTCGCCTATCAGGACTACAAGCGGCTGTTCGCCGGTCCGCGCTGGGAGAAGCTTGCCGCCAAGGGCGCCAAGCCGCAGCGGCTGTTGTGGGCCTCCACGGGCACCAAGAACAAGGACTACAGCGACGTGCTGTATGTCGAGGAGTTGATCGGTCCCAACACCGTCAACACCGTGCCGCCGGCCACGCTCGATGCCTTCCGCGACCATGGCAAGCTGCGCGACAGCCTGGAAGAAAATATCGAAGATGCCCAGCGCGTGCTGGAAGAGCTCGAAAAATCCGGCATCTCGCTCGACGATATCACCGCCGAGCTGGTCAGGGACGGCGTCAAGCTGTTCGCGGATGCCGCCGACAAGCTCTATGGCGCGGTCGCGAACAAGCGCGCCGCTTCACTCGGTGGCGGCATCGACCACCAGCAACTCGCGCTCGGCGACGGCATCAAGAAGGCTGTCGAGAAGAGCACGGAGGACTGGCGCGCATCGGCGAAAATCCGAAGGCTGTGGCAGAAGGACAAATCGGTCTGGACCGGTGACGACGAGAACAAATGGCTGGGCTGGCTGGACAGCCCCGCGGCCGCCGACGTCGTCAATTACGAGGATTTTGCCGAGCGCGTGAAGGGCCAGAAATTCAGCGACGCCGTGGTGCTCGGCATGGGCGGATCGAGCCTCGGACCGGAGGTGCTGGCGGAGACGTTTGCCAAAAAGTCCGGCTTTCCGAAGCTGCATGTGCTGGATTCGACCGATCCCGCGCAGGTGCGCGCGATGGAGGATACGGTCGACCTTGCCCATACGCTGTTCATCGTCTCCAGCAAATCCGGCGGCACCACCGAGCCGAACGTGATGAAGGATTACTTCTTCGATCGCGTCGCCAACACGGTCGGCAAGGACAAGGCCGGCCATCGCTTCGTCGCCGTCACCGATCCCGGCTCGTCGCTGGAGAAGAATGCGATCAAACAGGGCTTTGCCCGCATCTTCCACGGCGATCCCACGATCGGCGGCCGCTATTCCGTGCTGTCGCCGTTCGGTCTGGTGCCGGCGGCGGCCGCCGGTATCGACGTTCGCAGCCTGATCGCGCATACGCTGGCGATGGTGCGCTCCTGCGGCGCCGATGTGCCGCCGCACGAGAACCCGGGCGTGCAGCTTGGGCTCGCGATGGGTCTGGCCGGCCTCGAAGGCCGTGACAAGGTGACCATCACCTCGTCGGAGAAGGTTGCCGATTTCGGCGCCTGGGCCGAGCAACTGATTGCCGAATCCACCGGCAAGGAGGGCAAGGGGCTGATTCCGATCGACGGCGAGCCGCTCGGTGCCCCCTCGCTTTACGGCAACGACCGCTTCTTCATCGATATCAGGACCGAAGGCGAGGACGACGCCTCGCATGACGACCGGCTCAAAGCCCTGGAGGCGGCCGGACATCCCGTGGCCCGCATCGTCATGAAATCGATCGACCATATCGGCCAGGAATTTTTCCGGTTCGAGATGGCGACCGCCGTGGCCGGCGCGATCCTCGGCATCAATCCGTTCAACCAGCCCGACGTGGAATCGGCCAAGATCAAAACCCGCGAACTGACCGGCGCGTTCGAAAAGACCGGTTCGCTGCCGGCGGAGAAGCCTGTCGTCTCGACCGATGAGGCCGATCTCTATACCGACGAGCACAACGCAGCCGAGCTGCGCAAGGCCGGAGCCGACGGCACGCTCGGCTCCTGGATAAGAGCGCAGCTTTCGCGCGCGGACAGCGGCGACTACGTCGCCCTGCTCGCCTACATCGCGCGCAATCCGGGCACGATCGGCTCGCTGCAGAAGATGCGGCTTGCGGTGCGCGACGCGCATCAGCTGGCGACGTGCGCCGAATTCGGCCCGCGCTTCCTGCACTCGACCGGGCAGGCCTACAAGGGCGGCCCCGACAGCGGCGTGTTCCTGCAGATCACGGCCGACGACGCCGAGGACCTGCCAGTGCCCGGACAGAAGGCGAGTTTCGGCATCATCAAGGCGGCGCAGGCGCGCGGCGATTTCGACGTGCTGACCGAACGCGGCCGGCGCGCGCTGCGCGTCCACCTCAAGGGCAGTCTCGGACCGGGCCTTGCCGCACTCGATGCTGCGATTTCGGAAGCGCTAAGTTAA
- the gnd gene encoding phosphogluconate dehydrogenase (NAD(+)-dependent, decarboxylating) yields the protein MQLGMIGLGRMGGNIVRRLMKNGHTAVVYDKDAKAVAALAGEGATGAETLEAFVAKLEKPRTAWVMLPAGKITEATIEALAKLMQPGDVIIDGGNTFWQDDVRRGMALKERGLYYLDVGTSGGVWGIERGYCMMIGGDKAVVDRLDPIFKTLAPGAGDIPRTQGREGRDPRVEQGYIHAGPSGAGHFVKMIHNGIEYGLMQAYAEGFDILKNANIDALPPEHRFAFDIADIAEVWRRGSVIPSWLLDLTSSALAENQTLDNYSGFVEDSGEGRWTVNAAIDEAVPAEVLTAALYARFRSRKDHTFAEKILSAMRAGFGGHKEPPKKPNTKA from the coding sequence ATGCAACTCGGCATGATCGGCCTCGGCCGGATGGGCGGCAACATCGTCCGCCGGCTGATGAAGAACGGCCACACCGCCGTGGTCTACGACAAGGACGCCAAGGCGGTCGCCGCGCTGGCCGGCGAAGGCGCAACCGGCGCGGAAACGCTGGAAGCCTTCGTGGCAAAACTCGAGAAGCCGCGCACCGCCTGGGTGATGCTGCCGGCAGGCAAGATCACCGAGGCGACCATCGAGGCGCTCGCCAAGCTGATGCAGCCGGGCGATGTCATCATCGACGGCGGCAATACGTTCTGGCAGGACGACGTCCGGCGCGGCATGGCCTTGAAGGAACGCGGCCTGTATTATCTCGACGTCGGCACCAGCGGCGGCGTCTGGGGCATCGAACGCGGCTATTGCATGATGATCGGCGGCGACAAGGCGGTAGTCGACCGGCTCGATCCGATCTTCAAGACGCTGGCGCCGGGCGCCGGCGACATTCCGCGCACACAGGGGCGCGAAGGGCGCGATCCGCGCGTCGAGCAGGGCTATATCCACGCCGGCCCTTCCGGTGCCGGGCACTTCGTCAAGATGATCCACAACGGCATCGAATACGGCCTGATGCAGGCCTATGCCGAAGGGTTCGATATCCTGAAGAACGCCAACATCGATGCGCTGCCGCCGGAGCATCGCTTCGCATTCGACATTGCCGATATCGCCGAGGTGTGGCGGCGCGGCAGCGTCATTCCCTCCTGGTTGCTCGATCTCACCTCCTCCGCGCTCGCGGAAAACCAGACGCTCGATAATTATTCCGGCTTTGTCGAGGATTCCGGCGAAGGTCGCTGGACCGTCAACGCCGCCATCGACGAGGCCGTGCCGGCGGAAGTCTTGACGGCGGCGCTCTATGCGCGCTTCCGTTCGCGCAAGGATCACACCTTTGCGGAAAAGATCCTGTCTGCGATGCGGGCCGGTTTCGGCGGCCACAAGGAGCCGCCGAAGAAACCCAATACGAAGGCGTGA